Proteins encoded together in one Stenotrophomonas bentonitica window:
- the dusA gene encoding tRNA dihydrouridine(20/20a) synthase DusA, with the protein MTLPAAPADRYAASLRLSVAPMMDWTDRHCRVFHRILAPGARLYTEMVHANAVIHGDRERLLGFDGSEHPLALQLGGSDPALLAQAAEIAQDWGYDEVNLNCGCPSDRVQAGRFGACLMREPTLVAECVAAMVEAVDIPVTVKCRLGVDEDNDYETFVNFVDQSANAGSAMFVVHARNAWLKGLSPKENREVPPLRYDWAHRLKADRPDLKIVLNGGLATVEASQAQLPALDGVMLGRAAYHDPYVLHQLEAAQTGAPLQSREALLRAMRPYIEAQLERGLALKHITRHLLGLFHGQPGGRAFRQVLSEGAHRPGADWALIEQALTITRDQAERVAA; encoded by the coding sequence ATGACCCTGCCTGCCGCCCCCGCAGACCGCTACGCCGCTTCCCTGCGCCTGTCCGTTGCTCCAATGATGGACTGGACGGACCGCCATTGCCGCGTCTTCCACCGGATACTGGCCCCGGGCGCGCGTCTGTACACGGAAATGGTCCACGCCAACGCCGTGATCCACGGCGACCGCGAGCGCCTGCTGGGCTTTGACGGCAGCGAGCATCCGCTCGCCCTGCAGCTTGGCGGCAGCGATCCGGCCCTGCTTGCGCAGGCGGCGGAAATCGCACAGGACTGGGGCTACGACGAGGTCAATCTCAACTGCGGCTGCCCCTCCGACCGGGTGCAGGCCGGCCGTTTCGGTGCCTGCCTGATGCGCGAACCCACCCTGGTGGCCGAGTGCGTGGCGGCCATGGTCGAGGCGGTCGACATCCCGGTCACGGTGAAATGCCGCCTGGGCGTGGATGAAGACAACGACTACGAAACCTTCGTGAACTTCGTCGATCAGTCCGCCAACGCCGGCAGCGCGATGTTCGTCGTGCACGCCCGCAACGCCTGGCTGAAGGGCCTGTCGCCGAAGGAAAACCGCGAAGTGCCACCGCTGCGCTACGACTGGGCGCACCGCCTCAAGGCCGACCGCCCGGACCTGAAGATTGTCCTCAACGGCGGCCTGGCCACGGTGGAGGCCTCCCAGGCGCAACTGCCGGCGCTGGACGGGGTGATGCTGGGCCGCGCGGCCTACCACGACCCCTACGTGCTGCATCAGCTGGAGGCGGCCCAGACCGGCGCGCCCCTGCAGTCGCGCGAGGCGCTGCTGCGCGCCATGCGCCCCTACATCGAGGCGCAGCTGGAGCGCGGCCTGGCCCTCAAGCACATCACCCGCCACCTGCTGGGCCTGTTCCACGGCCAGCCGGGCGGCCGCGCATTCCGCCAGGTGCTGAGCGAGGGCGCACACCGCCCCGGCGCCGACTGGGCGCTGATCGAGCAGGCGCTCACCATCACCCGCGACCAGGCCGAACGCGTCGCGGCTTGA
- a CDS encoding helix-turn-helix domain-containing protein — MTKKFFVDLMDSVTQAEEILQGKRAPSRVLHVSPVQVREIRKATGLSQQNFARIIHVDVGTFRNWEQGRRDPTGPARALLHVIMKNPKETLRVLAEAS; from the coding sequence TTGACCAAAAAATTCTTCGTCGATTTGATGGACAGCGTCACGCAAGCGGAAGAGATCCTTCAGGGGAAGCGTGCGCCCTCGCGGGTGTTGCATGTCAGCCCGGTGCAGGTCCGCGAAATACGCAAGGCCACCGGCCTGTCCCAGCAAAACTTCGCACGCATCATCCACGTCGACGTGGGCACTTTTAGGAACTGGGAGCAGGGCCGCCGGGATCCGACCGGCCCCGCCCGTGCTTTGCTGCACGTCATTATGAAGAACCCAAAGGAAACGCTTCGGGTTCTTGCAGAAGCCAGCTGA
- a CDS encoding cation diffusion facilitator family transporter → MSFLNRSTYDSSTEQGVLRLSIAASFGVAATAVAFGLFANSSLIIFDGIYGLIDVVMTWLSLLVVRLISLSTNVDALQSRLNQRFTMGFWHLEPIVLGVSGTLMICAALYAAVNAVDALMSGGRQIALGPAIIFAVVSLIAEAAMALFIRRANRTIGSEFVRLDAKNWMVATAMSAAYLVAFGGGWLLGDTEWAWIVPYIDPAILLVVCMFVVVAPLGTVRQALSDILLITPVDLQAHVDEVARGIVAKYGFIEHRSYVAKVGRGDQIELFFVVPASDPPRQLVEWDKLRDEIGEALGEESTDRWLTIMFTTDREWTI, encoded by the coding sequence ATGAGTTTTCTAAACCGCTCCACCTACGACAGCTCGACCGAACAGGGCGTCCTGCGGCTTTCGATCGCAGCCTCTTTCGGGGTCGCGGCTACAGCCGTGGCCTTCGGGCTTTTCGCCAACTCGTCGCTCATCATCTTTGACGGCATCTATGGCCTGATCGATGTGGTGATGACCTGGCTATCGCTGCTGGTGGTGCGGCTTATCAGCTTGTCCACCAACGTGGACGCGCTGCAATCCCGCTTGAACCAGCGCTTCACCATGGGCTTCTGGCACCTGGAGCCGATCGTGCTTGGGGTGAGCGGCACGCTGATGATCTGTGCGGCGTTGTACGCTGCAGTCAACGCGGTGGATGCACTGATGTCCGGGGGCCGTCAGATTGCGTTGGGACCGGCGATCATCTTCGCGGTAGTCTCCCTCATTGCCGAAGCAGCCATGGCGTTGTTCATCCGCCGCGCCAACCGGACCATCGGTTCGGAGTTCGTCCGATTGGATGCGAAGAACTGGATGGTGGCTACCGCGATGTCCGCCGCCTATCTGGTGGCCTTCGGGGGCGGCTGGTTGCTGGGTGACACCGAATGGGCGTGGATCGTGCCTTACATCGATCCAGCCATCCTGCTGGTGGTCTGCATGTTCGTGGTGGTAGCACCGCTGGGCACGGTGCGCCAGGCGCTGTCGGACATCCTGCTGATCACCCCGGTCGACCTGCAGGCCCATGTTGACGAAGTGGCACGCGGAATCGTTGCCAAGTACGGCTTCATCGAGCATCGCAGCTACGTGGCGAAGGTCGGCCGAGGCGATCAGATCGAGCTGTTCTTTGTGGTACCAGCGAGCGACCCGCCGCGACAGCTGGTCGAATGGGACAAGCTGCGCGATGAGATTGGTGAGGCGCTGGGCGAGGAGTCGACCGATCGGTGGTTGACGATCATGTTCACCACTGACCGCGAGTGGACCATTTAG
- a CDS encoding AraC family transcriptional regulator: MVDRLQSLLGRFAVNAEVFHAGALCGITDLPAEGERGQLHLIRNGHVRVEHPDGSVLEITEPSVLVYPRPMAHRFLTDPEAGADFACAHLQFEGGGNSPVAAALPPVICLPLQELYGGQPILSVLFEEAFAQRCGRQALLDRLFEVVLIQILRALMESGQLRVGLLAGMSHPRLRHALVAMHEEPAQDWTLELLAQRAGMSRSNFADSFRDTIGSTPGHYLQGWRTRLVQQALRKGQPLKRIAIDVGYGSEAALSRAFKSQTGQSPRQWKQGLQAA, from the coding sequence ATGGTCGACCGCCTGCAATCCCTGCTCGGCCGCTTCGCAGTCAACGCCGAGGTCTTCCACGCCGGCGCCCTGTGCGGCATCACCGACCTGCCGGCCGAAGGCGAGCGTGGTCAGCTGCATCTGATCCGTAACGGCCACGTCCGCGTGGAGCATCCCGACGGCAGCGTGCTCGAGATCACCGAGCCCAGCGTGCTGGTCTACCCACGGCCCATGGCGCACCGCTTCCTGACCGACCCGGAGGCCGGCGCCGACTTCGCCTGTGCCCACCTGCAGTTCGAAGGCGGCGGCAACAGCCCGGTCGCAGCCGCGCTGCCGCCGGTGATCTGCCTGCCCCTGCAGGAGCTCTATGGCGGCCAGCCGATCCTCTCGGTCCTGTTCGAAGAAGCCTTCGCCCAGCGCTGCGGCCGCCAAGCGCTGCTCGACCGGCTGTTCGAAGTCGTCCTGATCCAGATCCTGCGCGCGCTGATGGAAAGCGGCCAGCTCCGCGTCGGCCTGCTCGCCGGCATGTCCCACCCCCGCCTGCGCCACGCGCTGGTGGCCATGCACGAAGAGCCCGCCCAGGACTGGACGCTCGAACTGCTCGCCCAACGCGCCGGCATGTCGCGCAGCAACTTCGCCGACAGCTTCCGCGACACCATCGGCAGCACCCCCGGCCACTACCTGCAGGGCTGGCGCACACGCCTGGTCCAGCAGGCGCTGCGTAAAGGCCAGCCACTCAAGCGCATTGCGATTGATGTGGGCTATGGAAGTGAGGCGGCGCTGTCGCGGGCATTCAAGTCGCAGACGGGGCAGTCGCCGCGGCAGTGGAAGCAGGGGCTTCAGGCGGCGTAG
- a CDS encoding organic hydroperoxide resistance protein, with protein MSIEKVLYTAHATATGGREGHATSSDKVLDVQLSTPRELGGAGGPGTNPEQLFAAGYSACFLGALKFVAGQAKVALPAETSITGNVGIGQIPTGFGIEVELQINVPGLDRAQVEELVQKAHIVCPYSNATRGNIDVTLTIV; from the coding sequence ATGTCGATTGAAAAGGTTCTTTACACCGCCCATGCCACCGCCACCGGCGGCCGCGAAGGCCACGCCACCTCGTCGGACAAGGTGCTGGACGTGCAGCTGTCCACCCCGCGCGAGCTGGGCGGCGCTGGCGGCCCGGGTACCAATCCGGAGCAGCTGTTTGCTGCCGGTTACTCGGCCTGCTTCCTGGGCGCGCTGAAGTTCGTTGCGGGTCAGGCCAAGGTCGCGCTGCCGGCTGAGACCAGCATTACCGGCAACGTCGGCATCGGTCAGATTCCGACCGGCTTCGGCATTGAGGTGGAACTGCAGATCAACGTGCCGGGCCTGGACCGTGCGCAGGTGGAGGAGCTGGTGCAGAAGGCGCACATCGTGTGCCCGTACTCGAACGCTACCCGCGGCAATATCGATGTGACGTTGACCATCGTGTAA
- the mmsB gene encoding 3-hydroxyisobutyrate dehydrogenase produces MSRIAFIGLGNMGGPMAANLAKAGHAVRVFDLVPAAVQAAVDAGATAASSALDTLTDAEVVISMLPASRHVEGVYLGDDGLLADIPGGALVIDCSTIAPATARKVSEAAAARGLQMLDAPVSGGTAGAQAGTLTFIVGGETDALERARPLLQAMGKNIFHVGASGAGQVAKLCNNMALGVIMAVTGESIALGVAHGLDPKVLSQMMAVSTGRSWATEVCNPWPGVLENAPASRGYSGGFGSDLMLKDMGLAVEAAMSVGASIPLGELARNLYSMNHQAGRGKLDFSSVVQLVTPEK; encoded by the coding sequence GTATTGCATTCATCGGGTTGGGCAACATGGGTGGCCCGATGGCCGCCAACCTGGCCAAGGCCGGTCACGCCGTGCGCGTATTCGATCTGGTGCCGGCCGCCGTGCAGGCTGCCGTCGACGCCGGCGCTACCGCCGCCAGCTCCGCGCTCGACACCCTGACCGACGCCGAAGTGGTGATCTCGATGCTGCCGGCCAGCCGCCACGTCGAAGGCGTGTACCTGGGCGATGACGGCCTGCTGGCCGACATCCCCGGCGGCGCGCTGGTGATCGACTGCAGCACCATTGCCCCGGCCACCGCACGCAAGGTCTCCGAAGCCGCTGCCGCACGCGGCCTGCAGATGCTGGACGCCCCGGTCTCCGGCGGCACCGCCGGCGCCCAGGCCGGCACGCTGACCTTCATCGTCGGCGGCGAAACGGACGCGCTCGAACGCGCCCGCCCGCTGCTGCAGGCGATGGGCAAGAACATCTTCCACGTGGGCGCCAGCGGCGCCGGCCAGGTCGCCAAGCTGTGCAACAACATGGCGCTGGGCGTGATCATGGCGGTCACCGGCGAATCCATCGCACTCGGCGTGGCGCACGGCCTGGACCCGAAGGTGCTGTCGCAGATGATGGCGGTCAGCACCGGCCGCAGCTGGGCCACCGAAGTATGCAACCCGTGGCCGGGCGTGCTGGAAAACGCGCCGGCATCGCGCGGCTACAGCGGCGGCTTCGGCAGCGACCTCATGCTCAAGGACATGGGTCTGGCAGTGGAAGCGGCCATGAGCGTAGGCGCCTCGATCCCGCTGGGCGAGCTGGCGCGCAACCTGTACTCGATGAATCACCAGGCCGGACGCGGCAAGCTGGACTTCTCCAGCGTCGTGCAGCTGGTAACCCCGGAAAAATAA